Genomic DNA from Fimbriimonas ginsengisoli Gsoil 348:
GTGACCATCGAGCGCGGGATCGCGAGCGTCGAATTCTCCGCATTCGACCTAAACGAGTACGACACGTTTTTGCGAGCCAAGAAGCTGCCCGAAAGCAAGCTCGTTTACGACCGCGATCGAGACGTTTACGTGCTCACGACGGCGGCAAGGTTCGCCCCGCAGCTCGACGAGCGCATCGTTATTCCGCCGGTTGAGATCCCCGATCTTGCTGACTGGCTATTCGACTATCAAGAGTTCGTCACTCACCGCGCCCTCGATCGCAAGCGGTACGCCGTATGGGCCGACTGTGGCCTAGGCAAGACGCCGATGGGGCTGGAGTTCGGACGGTGCGCGAACCTCATGACGGGCGGCAAGGTCCTGTTCGCGGCGCCTCCGAGCGTAATCCCTCAGTGGCTTGGCGACGCCGAAAAATTCTACGGCGGCGGGATGCCGATCAAGCGGATAGACAGCCGGGAAGCGTTGATCGAGTGGCTTCAGGATCCGAGCGACCTCGATTTCGCGATTTGTAGCTTCTACCTCTTCGCCGGCGAGCCGATCTCCGAAATGCGGCTGCTTGCCGCATTTATCCTCGACGAGAGCTCGATCCTCAAAAGCGGTGGCGGCAAGATCAAATGGGGGCTCATCAAGAGCGCCCGCGGGATCGAGTACAAGCTCTCCCTGACCGCGACTCCCGCTCCCAACGATACGATGGAGTTCGCAAGCCAGTTCGGCTTTCTGGAGATGCTCCGGAGCGAGAACACGAACGAAATCCTTTGGACGTTTTTCGAGCGCAAGGGCGACGACGGCGAGTGGCAGCTCCGGCCCCACGCCCGCGAAGCCTTCTTCCGGTTCATGGCGTCGGGCTCGATTTTCGTGCGCGACCCGTCGCGATTTGGCTTCAAGGACAACCTCAAGAACGTCCCCGCGCCAGTCTATCTGGCGTCGCATGTCGCGATCACCGAGGATCAAATCAAGCGAGCGGAAGCCGTCATCAAGGCGCCGCTGAATGCGATGGATCCGCCAAAGCTCGATGCCACCCAGCGCATGAAGCTGAGCGAGATCGCCAAAGGGTTCTTGTTGGTAGGCGGCAAACCGATCGGCGTTCACAGCCTCAAACCCGCGGCGGTCGCCAAGGTCGTAGCCGAAGAGGTCGCAGCCGGGCTAAAGGTCATCGTTTGGACGACGTTCAACGAAGAGGCGGCCATGCTGGCCAGCCTCATCCCGGGCGCTGAGCGAATCGACGGATCGGCAACGGAAAGCGAGCGCGAGCGAATCCTCGATCGGCTCGAGCACGGCGACACGAACGTCGTGATCTCCAAGGCGAGCGTTCTCGGCTTTGGCCGCAACCTGCAGTTCGTCGGCGCCATGGTTTGCTCCGGCTTCAATGATTCGAACGAACAGTTCTATCAGATGGTCCGGCGCGCCTACCGCTACGGCCAAACCCGCTCGCTACGGGTCCATATCCCCTACATTCCGGAGCTCGAGGGGCAGATGTGGGACAACCTGCTCAGCAAAGCCGCCCGATCGGAATCCGACGCCAGCGAACAAGAGCACTGGTACCTAACCGCCCTTCGCGAAGAGGGGCTTAACCTGGCGGTGGCAGCGTGACGCGGGGAGACGGAAGTCGCCTCAAGGGGCGATGGTCGCTTCGGTTCGACCGCTGCCAAAAATGTGGCGGAACCGACCGACGCCACATGGCCCGCGGCCTCTGCTTGGCGTGCTACGAACGCGTCACCTATGCCGAAAACGCAGAACAGCAGCGACGTAACCGCAAAGCTCGCCGACTCGCCGGGAAAGCCGATAAGGACGCCGAAAGAGCGCGCGCTTACCTTCGCGAGCATCCGGATAAGCGCCGCGCCTATGCCCGGAAATGGGTCGAAAAGAATCAGAACAAGTGGCCCATCGGCCTTACAGTTTGGATCAAATACGCCGGCTTTTGGTGCGAAAGGACGATCGCCGAGCGGCTTAACAACATTTGCGTTTTGGTACGCCTCAAGGGCGGAACCGAGCTTAAGACCGGCACTCGCCACGGCCAACTCAAGCGGCAATGCCCGGTGGAGATTCCATATGCCTAGCTTCAACATCCGTCTTACCGATTGCGTCACCGGCCTGCGGCAGTATCTCGCCCCCGGCGCCGCAAAGCTCGTCGTGACCTCGATCCCGTTCGGCGCCCTGTTCATGTACAGCGGCAAGGTAGCCGATATCGGCAACTGCAGCGACGGCGTCGACATGCGCGCTTCGGA
This window encodes:
- a CDS encoding helicase-related protein, translated to MTIERGIASVEFSAFDLNEYDTFLRAKKLPESKLVYDRDRDVYVLTTAARFAPQLDERIVIPPVEIPDLADWLFDYQEFVTHRALDRKRYAVWADCGLGKTPMGLEFGRCANLMTGGKVLFAAPPSVIPQWLGDAEKFYGGGMPIKRIDSREALIEWLQDPSDLDFAICSFYLFAGEPISEMRLLAAFILDESSILKSGGGKIKWGLIKSARGIEYKLSLTATPAPNDTMEFASQFGFLEMLRSENTNEILWTFFERKGDDGEWQLRPHAREAFFRFMASGSIFVRDPSRFGFKDNLKNVPAPVYLASHVAITEDQIKRAEAVIKAPLNAMDPPKLDATQRMKLSEIAKGFLLVGGKPIGVHSLKPAAVAKVVAEEVAAGLKVIVWTTFNEEAAMLASLIPGAERIDGSATESERERILDRLEHGDTNVVISKASVLGFGRNLQFVGAMVCSGFNDSNEQFYQMVRRAYRYGQTRSLRVHIPYIPELEGQMWDNLLSKAARSESDASEQEHWYLTALREEGLNLAVAA